In Dryobates pubescens isolate bDryPub1 chromosome 28, bDryPub1.pri, whole genome shotgun sequence, a single window of DNA contains:
- the COQ3 gene encoding ubiquinone biosynthesis O-methyltransferase, mitochondrial: MGLPVSAPEAAVPASAGDQTGPGGALQNRSRKMQLRSSNALPVPPTETHSLVTARRLCSTSHSSVDPAEVKKFQLLAHKWWDEEGEYSALHSMNDIRVPFIRDTLLSMSSNYQLGSPLAGVKVLDVGCGGGLLSEPLGRLGASVTGIDPLEDNIRTADQHKSFDPVLAKRIQYKSSSLEEIVEESMETFDVIVASEVVEHVADLEMFIKCCSQVLKPEGSLFITTINKTQLSYVLGIVVAEKLLGIVPDGTHEWERFVPPEELESLLESNGFSVKAVQGMLYNPLWGSWSWVGSRSINYAVHAVKPRAQGQHSPAAALPELGAEQPSATGTAV, translated from the exons ATGGGGCTGCCAGTGAGCGCTCCTGAAGCTGCTGTTCCTGCTTCTGCAGGTGACCAGACCGGCCCGGGAGGTGCCCTTCAGAACCGCAGCAGGAAGATGCAGCTGAGATCCAGCAATGCTCTGCCTGTCCCTCCGACTGAAACCCACAGCCT GGTGACTGCAAGGAGACTTTGCAGCACTTCACACTCATCAGTGGATCCAGCAGAAGTGAAGAAATTCCAGCTCCTGGCCCATAAGTGGTGGGATGAAGAAGGAGAATATTCAGCTCTTCATTCTATGAATGACATCAGAGTGCCATTTATTAG AGATACTCTGCTGAGCATGAGCAGCAATTACCAGCTAGGCAGTCCCCTTGCTGGGGTGAAGGTCCTGGATGTTGGCTGTGGCGGTGGCCTGCTAAGTGAG CCTTTAGGCAGACTGGGAGCTTCAGTTACTGGAATCGATCCTCTGGAGGACAACATCAGAACAGCAGATCAGCACAAGTCATTTGATCCAGTCCTGGCCAAGAGAATACAGTACAAGTCCAGTTCACTGGAGGAGATTGTGGAGGAGTCTATGGAAACCTTTGATGTAATTGTAGCTTCTGAAGTAGTGGAGCATGTGGCTGACCTTGAAATGTTTATCAAGTGTTGCTCTCAGGTGTTAAAG CCTGAAGGTTCTTTGTTCATTACTACAATCAACAAAACACAGCTGTCCTATGTGCTGGGAATTGTGGTGGCAGAAAAGCTCCTGGGCATTGTACCAGATGGGACACATGAGTGGGAGAGGTTTGTCCCCCCTGAAGAGCTGGAGAGCCTCCTGGAATCAA ATGGCTTCTCAgtgaaggctgtgcaggggaTGCTGTACAACCCCCTCTGGGGGTCGTGGagctgggtgggcagcaggagcatcaACTACGCCGTGCACGCCGTCAAGCCCCGGGCTCAgggacagcacagcccagcagcagccctgccagagctgggagctgagcagccctcaGCCACAGGGACTGCTGTGTGA